A window of Vicinamibacterales bacterium contains these coding sequences:
- a CDS encoding molybdenum cofactor guanylyltransferase has product MNPISAAILAGGRATRFGGADKASLVVGGRRIIDRQLELLAAFSDDVMVVVNDRTRYPDLDVPVVMDRVAGAGPLGGVYTALAEARHSRVIVLACDLPFVSPALLDRLVVASEPGRHEQDAVVPRTTRGLEPLAAVYRRHCAEVARRCIESGELRMTAFLAELRVGELDAGAVAGENEETWFENINTPHDYARARGRVELDKKPFEDRITE; this is encoded by the coding sequence ATGAATCCGATCTCGGCCGCGATCCTGGCCGGCGGCCGCGCCACGCGGTTCGGCGGCGCCGACAAGGCGTCGCTGGTGGTTGGCGGCAGGCGGATCATCGACCGGCAGCTCGAACTGCTTGCCGCGTTCAGCGACGACGTCATGGTCGTCGTCAACGATCGGACCCGATATCCAGATCTGGACGTGCCCGTCGTCATGGATCGCGTCGCCGGCGCCGGCCCACTGGGCGGCGTCTACACGGCGCTCGCCGAAGCGCGGCACTCGCGGGTAATCGTGCTGGCGTGCGACCTGCCATTCGTGTCGCCGGCACTCCTCGATCGGCTGGTCGTCGCCAGCGAGCCCGGCAGGCACGAACAGGACGCGGTGGTGCCGCGCACGACGCGGGGCCTCGAACCGCTCGCCGCCGTCTACCGGCGGCACTGTGCCGAGGTGGCCCGCCGCTGCATCGAGAGCGGCGAGCTGCGCATGACGGCGTTCCTCGCCGAACTCCGCGTCGGCGAGCTCGACGCCGGCGCGGTCGCGGGAGAGAACGAGGAAACGTGGTTCGAAAATATCAACACGCCGCATGACTACGCGCGCGCCCGGGGCCGGGTTGAACTTGATAAAAAACCGTTCGAAGATCGTATCACGGAATAA
- the argS gene encoding arginine--tRNA ligase, which yields MILPLFRLVREHVSTTTARLYGLSSSDPAIAEMSIEIPPQRALGDIAVPIAFVLARRLRKAPRVTAQEIAAALGPIEGVVRVEVAPNGYLNLFLDRAYWLRTWTAAPSPPSPPSHPSPSKTIVEHTAINPNKAAHIGHLRNAALGDAFARLLRFQGRLVEVQNYIDDTGVQVGDVVVGFRELEHKTLAEVRAIADSTRFDYYCWDLYARVTDWYRDDKDRLTIRAAALQAIEHGGNDTAEMAAFIATRIVGCHLATMRRMNIGYDLLTWEGDILRLHFWAHAFEFLKKTGEVYLQTEGKLAGCWVMKIEDDAKEDDGAEGDDPKEKVIVRSDGTVTYVGKDMALQMWKYGLLDRDFYYHRFADAVWSTTSDEAADAGGHPTFGHASMVCNVIDTRQAYLQKLLKQALAALGFIEQARQSVHYSYEMVALTHETARELGYDPSEDSGKPFVEVSGRKGLGVKADDLLDRLIEKAAGEVGRRNPEFATADVRRTAEAIAVAAVRYFMVKFSRGKVIAFDIDEALSFEGESGPYLQYAVVRANNIFAKLREREGTDAAAVIATLAATAPGPIADGSDASHDLWGLVLEAARLDDVVEQAVRTLELSVLAKYAFGLAQLFNGFYHSYPVLKEEDADVRIWRAAAVEYYRRQLTTALTLMGCRVPERM from the coding sequence GTGATTCTTCCTCTCTTCCGCCTCGTCCGCGAGCACGTCTCCACCACCACGGCCCGCCTCTACGGCCTGTCCTCGTCCGATCCGGCGATTGCGGAGATGTCGATCGAGATCCCGCCGCAACGCGCGCTCGGCGACATCGCCGTGCCGATCGCGTTCGTGCTGGCGCGCCGGCTGCGCAAGGCGCCTCGCGTGACGGCGCAGGAGATCGCCGCCGCGCTGGGACCGATCGAGGGCGTCGTCCGTGTCGAAGTAGCGCCCAACGGATATCTGAACCTGTTCCTCGATCGCGCCTACTGGCTTCGCACCTGGACGGCCGCTCCTTCGCCTCCTTCGCCTCCTTCCCATCCTTCCCCCTCGAAGACGATCGTCGAGCACACCGCGATCAATCCCAACAAGGCCGCCCACATCGGTCACCTGCGCAATGCCGCACTCGGCGACGCCTTCGCGCGGCTGCTCCGGTTCCAGGGACGTCTCGTCGAGGTCCAGAACTACATCGACGACACCGGCGTGCAGGTCGGCGACGTCGTGGTCGGCTTCCGCGAACTGGAGCACAAGACGCTCGCCGAGGTGCGCGCGATCGCCGACTCGACGCGCTTCGACTACTACTGCTGGGATCTCTACGCGCGCGTGACCGACTGGTACCGCGACGACAAGGATCGGCTGACGATCCGCGCCGCCGCACTCCAGGCCATCGAACACGGCGGCAACGACACCGCCGAGATGGCCGCCTTCATCGCCACCCGCATCGTCGGCTGCCATCTCGCGACGATGCGCCGGATGAACATCGGCTACGACCTGTTGACCTGGGAAGGAGACATCCTGCGCCTGCACTTCTGGGCGCACGCGTTCGAATTCCTGAAGAAGACCGGCGAAGTGTACCTGCAGACCGAGGGCAAACTCGCGGGCTGCTGGGTGATGAAGATCGAAGACGACGCGAAGGAGGACGACGGCGCCGAAGGAGACGACCCGAAGGAAAAGGTCATCGTTCGCTCGGACGGCACCGTGACCTACGTCGGCAAGGACATGGCGTTGCAGATGTGGAAGTACGGGCTGCTCGACCGCGACTTCTACTACCACCGCTTCGCGGACGCGGTCTGGTCGACGACCTCGGACGAGGCGGCGGATGCCGGCGGCCATCCGACGTTCGGCCACGCCTCGATGGTCTGCAACGTGATCGACACGCGCCAGGCCTACCTGCAGAAGCTCCTCAAGCAGGCGCTCGCCGCGCTGGGATTCATCGAACAGGCGCGGCAGTCCGTTCACTACTCGTACGAGATGGTCGCGCTGACCCACGAGACCGCCCGCGAGCTGGGCTACGACCCGTCCGAGGATTCGGGCAAGCCGTTCGTCGAGGTCTCTGGGCGCAAGGGTCTTGGCGTGAAGGCCGACGACCTGCTCGACCGCCTGATCGAGAAAGCCGCCGGCGAAGTCGGCCGCCGCAATCCCGAGTTCGCGACGGCGGACGTGCGGCGGACCGCAGAAGCGATCGCGGTGGCGGCAGTCCGCTACTTCATGGTGAAGTTCTCGCGCGGCAAGGTCATCGCCTTCGACATCGACGAAGCGCTCAGCTTCGAAGGCGAGAGCGGTCCCTACCTGCAGTACGCCGTCGTCCGCGCCAACAACATCTTCGCGAAACTGCGCGAGCGCGAAGGCACGGACGCCGCCGCGGTGATCGCCACGCTCGCCGCAACGGCGCCTGGCCCGATCGCGGACGGCAGCGATGCCTCGCACGATCTGTGGGGCCTGGTGCTCGAGGCGGCGCGGCTCGACGACGTGGTCGAGCAGGCGGTGCGCACCCTGGAGCTGTCGGTGCTGGCCAAATACGCGTTCGGGCTGGCGCAGCTGTTCAACGGTTTCTACCACTCGTATCCGGTGCTGAAGGAAGAAGACGCCGACGTGCGGATCTGGCGGGCCGCGGCGGTGGAATACTACCGGCGGCAGCTCACGACCGCGCTGACGTTGATGGGCTGCCGCGTGCCGGAGCGGATGTAA
- a CDS encoding gamma-glutamyl-gamma-aminobutyrate hydrolase family protein has translation MTDSRPRIGVTPTSRIDDYLESVRKAGAEPVVLRNDDDPSAVLDRVDGILLSGGLDVDPARYGETPHPTTEAAPDRDAFELPLAREAVRRNVPLFAICRGVQVLNVAEGGTLVQDLPSAARTDLNHAVNEPKTDHTHAIAIASGTRLAAALGGIAPNDTCPVNSRHHQAVGAVAPGFVVSATSPDGVVEAIERPASTFCVGVQWHPENFWRTGEFAGLFTAFVAAARTRGQTGVKPGSDRGQTTI, from the coding sequence ATGACTGACAGCAGGCCGCGCATCGGCGTCACACCCACGTCGCGGATCGACGACTATCTCGAGTCGGTGCGGAAGGCGGGTGCCGAGCCGGTGGTGCTGCGGAACGACGATGATCCGAGCGCCGTGCTCGATCGAGTCGACGGCATCCTTCTGTCGGGCGGATTGGACGTCGATCCCGCGCGGTATGGAGAGACGCCGCATCCGACGACCGAAGCGGCACCTGATCGTGACGCCTTCGAGTTGCCGCTCGCACGCGAGGCGGTCAGGCGGAACGTGCCACTCTTTGCGATCTGCCGCGGCGTGCAAGTGCTCAACGTCGCCGAAGGGGGTACGCTGGTTCAGGACCTGCCGTCGGCGGCCCGGACGGATCTGAATCACGCGGTCAACGAGCCGAAGACCGACCACACCCACGCGATCGCGATCGCGTCCGGCACCAGGCTCGCCGCCGCGCTCGGGGGGATCGCCCCGAACGACACGTGCCCGGTGAACAGCCGCCATCATCAAGCTGTCGGCGCCGTCGCGCCCGGCTTCGTCGTCTCCGCCACCTCGCCGGACGGCGTCGTAGAGGCGATCGAGCGTCCCGCGTCGACGTTCTGCGTCGGGGTGCAGTGGCATCCGGAGAACTTCTGGCGCACCGGCGAGTTCGCCGGCCTGTTCACCGCCTTCGTCGCCGCTGCCCGAACCCGGGGTCAGACCGGGGTCAAACCGGGGTCAGACCGGGGTCAGACCACCATTTGA